From one Eucalyptus grandis isolate ANBG69807.140 chromosome 9, ASM1654582v1, whole genome shotgun sequence genomic stretch:
- the LOC104418163 gene encoding WAT1-related protein At5g64700 isoform X1: MGLKNPYLFNVLISIIQVGMTLLTKAAFNGGMKSFIFVFYRQMAGTIFLLLWVVMFERRSAAPLTLPVFFKIFALAFLGITLGVNLYGIALVYTSSSLVSVIYNCLPVSTFCFAVLLRKEKLNVRKIAGVAKLGGIAICMGGVATLAFFKGPILNPPFALHNAQYEPQRQHHVSTFGSTKWIVGCFLSFFSVSSWGLWYVLQIGVLKTYPSKLHFTSIQCLLSTIQSFLVAIAMERDLSEWKLTWNVTLLAVLYCGIMVTAIAHYLQSWVIASKGPVFLAMSTPLNSTLTTICSMFLLGESINVGSIVGEIMLVGGLYSVLWGQTQEPNLATESSLPVQVENECINAENEEPKNAETCYLAK, translated from the exons ATGGGACTGAAGAATCCGTACTTGTTCAATGTCTTGATCTCGATTATACAGGTAGGCATGACCTTGCTCACCAAGGCTGCATTCAATGGAGGAATGAAGAGCTTCATTTTCGTCTTCTACCGGCAAATGGCCGGAACCATTTTCTTGCTCCTGTGGGTTGTGATGTTTGAAAGGAGATCCGCAGCTCCACTCACGCTCCCTGTCTTCTTCAAGATATTCGCGCTTGCTTTCCTGGG TATCACGCTGGGTGTGAATCTCTATGGGATTGCGCTCGTCTATACTTCGTCTTCACTCGTGTCCGTAATTTATAACTGCCTACCTGTTTCAACCTTCTGCTTCGCTGTTCTTCTCAG GAAGGAGAAGTTGAATGTGAGGAAAATAGCGGGAGTTGCAAAGCTTGGAGGAATAGCAATTTGCATGGGAGGAGTGGCCACCCTTGCTTTTTTCAAGGGACCAATTCTAAATCCTCCTTTTGCTCTCCACAATGCCCAATACGAACCCCAACGCCAACACCATGTTTCGACATTTGGAAGCACAAAATGGATCGTAGGttgcttcctttctttcttttcagtcTCCTCCTGGGGCTTATGGTATGTTCTTCAG ATTGGAGTATTGAAGACCTATCCATCGAAGCTTCACTTCACAAGTATTCAGTGTTTATTGAGCACAATTCAGTCGTTTCTTGTGGCGATTGCTATGGAAAGAGACCTCTCCGAGTGGAAGTTGACTTGGAATGTTACACTGCTTGCGGTCCTTTATTGC GGAATCATGGTCACGGCAATTGCACATTATCTACAATCTTGGGTGATTGCATCGAAGGGACCAGTCTTCCTAGCCATGTCAACACCATTGAATTCAACCCTAACAACGATCTGTTCCATGTTTCTCTTGGGTGAAAGCATAAATGTTGGCAG CATTGTTGGTGAGATAATGTTAGTAGGAGGCCTTTACAGTGTCTTATGGGGACAAACGCAAGAGCCAAATCTAGCCACTGAAAGTTCCTTACCAGTTCAAGTTGAGAATGAATGTATAAATGCAGAAAATGAGGAGCCTAAAAATGCTGAAACTTGTTATTTAGCAAAATGA
- the LOC104418164 gene encoding uncharacterized protein LOC104418164, translating to MTSLRPKTLLLSPPPLLFLRISRFSPWPSHDPRPHSPQNPPPRRDDDRSRGVRVSVWWDFENCNLPAGVNVFKVAASIAAAVRASGIRGPIQITAFGDVLQLSRSRQEALSATGINMTHVPNGGKNSADRSLLADLMYWVSQNPPPAHLFLISGDRDFASVLHKLRMSNYNILLASPESAPPVLCSAASIMWHWNSLVKGENLMGKHFNQPPDGPYGSWYGHCKLPLEDPFTVTEQPRLASEILPRPVPQAVMRQIWRLVRSNPKGISITELRAELGKTNLHLDKDLYGYKKFSQFLMSMPHIIKLHHQGDGQFLVQAVTKKPQSSLNSTVDPSTRSINESGEEGCTSLDADDEFMHAKRAAVEKLPPSELNMDLTLYKEPHRTSPDARVAVPPKQANEQHLVDKETREVPTTHTALSEVTNSDADEELMQAKRAATEKSPPPPPNMDVTSDEAQQRLSPDEPVACASQRESTSVVGLFKRFWKRWFGVKDSSSNKNNVKMSDCTASHLSKEMINGALEECSTPSDDSVEVKDKEKCPTQVAAPKCPPSSVSTSNQSAQMEKGASRMETSADKCSPLPDDTGMLEETDSYSTKGNIDTLWSDVKSSLSSPKGSATVGKSKTRREMAQNLQKDRVPAAKSLQEDDLVQFVDLLKGQKSVEEDLSQNLLFQPAEHCSHASNRLSSVFQRNPSLHTELQRPFQHISEKNIQNTDAGVSPHVLNKIPNDQSRNKILADCQKLVNEILKEYPGGYNIHHFKKLFLEKHGYPLDPQRLGCEKLTSVLEMMAGVTVESTHIYPAGKALKCRKMESAHPNVHQSDPFGSVGSLDIGSPSSSKKNDCVDSLWEELVPVADEVSSRTDLKPGHFTKGEAVDVDYSPDLSDSDFLELEDNINESGEEAVGTQKEDTVHSSPFEEVINSYYTSKKSDSERDELTSTDDMSDSSSDTVQPSTPSRGTQGEASSQCSNGKRRLGKSYSFVADPDQKVESRAFYDILDCLDKSKESRMHG from the exons ATGACGTCCCTCCGCCCCAAAACCCTCCTCCTCTCCCCGCCCCCCCTCCTGTTCCTGAGGATCTCCCGCTTCTCCCCGTGGCCTTCCCACGACCCGCGTCCGCATTCCCCGCAGAACCCGCCGCCGAGGCGGGACGACGACCGGTCCCGCGGCGTCAGGGTCTCGGTGTGGTGGGACTTCGAGAACTGCAACTTGCCGGCCGGCGTCAACGTGTTCAAGGTCGCGGCCTCCATCGCCGCCGCGGTCAGGGCGAGCGGGATCAGGGGCCCGATTCAGATCACGGCCTTCGGCGACGTGCTGCAGCTCTCGCGGTCGAGGCAGGAGGCTCTGTCGGCCACCGGAATCAACATGACCCATGTACCAAATG GTGGAAAGAACAGTGCTGATAGGTCTCTCCTTGCCGATCTCATGTACTGGGTATCACAGAATCCTCCACCAGCGCATCTGTTTCTGATATCTGGTGACAGAGATTTTGCCAGCGTTTTGCACAAGTTAAGAATGAGCAACTACAACATACTTCTTGCTAGTCCGGAAAGTGCCCCCCCTGTTCTCTGCAGCGCTGCTAGTATAATGTGGCATTGGAATTCTTTGGTTAAAGGGGAAAACCTTATGGGAAAGCATTTTAATCAGCCTCCTGATGGTCCATATGGTTCTTGGTATGGTCATTGCAAGCTTCCTCTTGAAGACCCTTTTACGGTTACTGAACAGCCTCGCTTGGCGAGTGAGATCTTGCCTCGCCCAGTTCCTCAGGCAGTCATGAGGCAAATTTGGAGATTAGTAAGGTCAAATCCGAAAGGCATTTCGATTACAGAACTGCGTGCTGAGTTGGGAAAAACTAATTTGCATTTAGACAAGGACTTGTATGGATACAAAAAGTTCTCACAATTCCTTATGTCTATGCCGCACATCATAAAGCTTCATCACCAAGGTGATGGGCAATTTTTGGTGCAGGCAGTTACCAAGAAACCTCAGTCATCATTAAACTCCACTGTGGATCCGTCTACAAGGTCCATAAATGAAAGTGGAGAGGAGGGATGCACAAGTTTGGATGCGGATGATGAGTTCATGCATGCCAAAAGAGCTGCTGTCGAGAAATTACCACCATCTGAGCTGAATATGGATCTGACTTTGTATAAGGAACCACATCGGACTTCTCCTGATGCACGTGTGGCAGTACCTCCTAAACAGGCCAATGAGCAACATTTAGTTGATAAGGAGACCCGTGAGGTGCCAACTACACATACTGCATTATCTGAAGTCACAAATTCAGATGCAGATGAGGAGTTAATGCAGGCCAAAAGAGCTGCAACCGAGAAatcaccaccacctccacctaATATGGATGTGACCTCAGATGAGGCACAACAGAGGCTTTCTCCTGATGAACCTGTGGCCTGTGCATCTCAGCGAGAGTCTACATCTGTAGTTGGTCttttcaaaaggttttggaAAAGATGGTTTGGCGTCAAGGATAGCAGTTCAAATAAGAATAATGTCAAAATGTCAGACTGCACTGCTTCCCATCTCTCCAAAGAAATGATTAATGGTGCACTTGAAGAATGTTCTACTCCTAGCGATGATTCAGTTGAggtaaaagacaaagaaaaatgtCCGACCCAGGTTGCGGCGCCAAAATGTCCACCATCATCAGTGTCAACTAGCAATCAGTCAGCTCAGATGGAGAAGGGTGCCTCGAGAATGGAAACTTCGGCTGACAAATGTAGTCCTTTGCCCGATGATACTGGAATGCTGGAAGAGACCGATAGTTACTCAACAAAGGGCAACATTGATACACTTTGGAGTGACGTGAAATCATCTCTGAGTTCACCCAAAGGATCGGCAACTGTCGGCAAGTCTAAGACCAG AAGAGAAATGGCACAAAATCTGCAAAAGGACAGAGTGCCAGCTGCAAAATCTCTCCAAGAAGATGATCTTGTCCAATTTGTTGATCTGTTGAAGGGGCAGAAATCTGTTGAAGAAGACCTATCTCAAAACCTGCTTTTTCAACCTGCTGAACATTGTTCCCATGCTTCAAATCGGCTGAGCTCTGTCTTTCAGAGGAATCCCTCATTGCACACGGAATTACAGAGGCCTTTTCAGCATATCAGCGAGAAAAACATTCAGAATACTGACGCTGGAGTTTCTCCCCACGTTCTTAATAAGATACCCAATGACCAGTCGAGAAATAAGATCTTAGCTGACTGTCAGAAACTTGTAAATGAGATACTGAAGGAGTATCCTGGAGGATATAATATCCACCATTTCAAAAAGCTGTTCCTTGAGAAGCATGGTTATCCTCTTGATCCACAGAGACTTGGTTGTGAAAAACTGACATCCGTTTTAGAGATGATGGCCGGAGTGACAGTTGAATCTACTCATATTTATCCTGCTGGCAAAGCCTTAAAATGTCGAAAGATGGAAAGTGCCCATCCCAATGTTCATCAAAGTGATCCCTTTGGCTCAGTGGGTAGTTTGGATATTGGATCGCCCAGTTCATCAAAGAAGAATGATTGTGTTGATTCTCTGTGGGAGGAATTGGTGCCCGTTGCTGATGAAGTTTCCAGCAGAACTGACCTTAAACCAGGACATTTTACTAAAGGAGAGGCTGTTGATGTTGATTACAGTCCTGACCTCTCGGATAGCGACTTTTTAGAATTAGAAGATAATATTAATGAATCTGGAGAAGAAGCGGTTGGAACACAGAAGGAGGACACGGTTCACTCCTCACCATTTGAAGAAGTGATCAATTCGTATTACACCAGCAAGAAAAGTGACAGTGAGAGGGACGAGTTGACTAGTACGGATGACATGTCTGATTCTTCCTCTGATACGGTGCAACCATCCACTCCATCACGAGGTACGCAGGGCGAGGCTTCCTCTCAATGTAGCAATGGAAAGAGAAGGCTTGGAAAGAGCTATAGTTTTGTCGCAGACCCAGATCAGAAGGTCGAAAGCAGGGCATTTTATGACATTTTGGATTGCTTGGATAAGTCGAAGGAGTCGAGAATGCATGGCTGA
- the LOC104418163 gene encoding WAT1-related protein At5g64700 isoform X2 — protein sequence MTLLTKAAFNGGMKSFIFVFYRQMAGTIFLLLWVVMFERRSAAPLTLPVFFKIFALAFLGITLGVNLYGIALVYTSSSLVSVIYNCLPVSTFCFAVLLRKEKLNVRKIAGVAKLGGIAICMGGVATLAFFKGPILNPPFALHNAQYEPQRQHHVSTFGSTKWIVGCFLSFFSVSSWGLWYVLQIGVLKTYPSKLHFTSIQCLLSTIQSFLVAIAMERDLSEWKLTWNVTLLAVLYCGIMVTAIAHYLQSWVIASKGPVFLAMSTPLNSTLTTICSMFLLGESINVGSIVGEIMLVGGLYSVLWGQTQEPNLATESSLPVQVENECINAENEEPKNAETCYLAK from the exons ATGACCTTGCTCACCAAGGCTGCATTCAATGGAGGAATGAAGAGCTTCATTTTCGTCTTCTACCGGCAAATGGCCGGAACCATTTTCTTGCTCCTGTGGGTTGTGATGTTTGAAAGGAGATCCGCAGCTCCACTCACGCTCCCTGTCTTCTTCAAGATATTCGCGCTTGCTTTCCTGGG TATCACGCTGGGTGTGAATCTCTATGGGATTGCGCTCGTCTATACTTCGTCTTCACTCGTGTCCGTAATTTATAACTGCCTACCTGTTTCAACCTTCTGCTTCGCTGTTCTTCTCAG GAAGGAGAAGTTGAATGTGAGGAAAATAGCGGGAGTTGCAAAGCTTGGAGGAATAGCAATTTGCATGGGAGGAGTGGCCACCCTTGCTTTTTTCAAGGGACCAATTCTAAATCCTCCTTTTGCTCTCCACAATGCCCAATACGAACCCCAACGCCAACACCATGTTTCGACATTTGGAAGCACAAAATGGATCGTAGGttgcttcctttctttcttttcagtcTCCTCCTGGGGCTTATGGTATGTTCTTCAG ATTGGAGTATTGAAGACCTATCCATCGAAGCTTCACTTCACAAGTATTCAGTGTTTATTGAGCACAATTCAGTCGTTTCTTGTGGCGATTGCTATGGAAAGAGACCTCTCCGAGTGGAAGTTGACTTGGAATGTTACACTGCTTGCGGTCCTTTATTGC GGAATCATGGTCACGGCAATTGCACATTATCTACAATCTTGGGTGATTGCATCGAAGGGACCAGTCTTCCTAGCCATGTCAACACCATTGAATTCAACCCTAACAACGATCTGTTCCATGTTTCTCTTGGGTGAAAGCATAAATGTTGGCAG CATTGTTGGTGAGATAATGTTAGTAGGAGGCCTTTACAGTGTCTTATGGGGACAAACGCAAGAGCCAAATCTAGCCACTGAAAGTTCCTTACCAGTTCAAGTTGAGAATGAATGTATAAATGCAGAAAATGAGGAGCCTAAAAATGCTGAAACTTGTTATTTAGCAAAATGA